A portion of the Parasteatoda tepidariorum isolate YZ-2023 chromosome 5, CAS_Ptep_4.0, whole genome shotgun sequence genome contains these proteins:
- the LOC107444621 gene encoding guanine nucleotide-binding protein subunit alpha homolog produces MAGVSLCCSCFERLKYGPEELDQFQRSRKIDKMLEMDKKARRKLVKLLLLGAGESGKSTFLKQMRIIHGLTFDEETVAEYRVTIFQNVVKGMKVLVDARDKLEIAWQDPSRSQHGERVMSYENFFLDKSTFSQYAPSVKELWKDKSIRIAYHRRREFQLSDSVQYFFNNLDRIASTDYTPSHQDILHARKATKGITEFTITINEVPFCFVDVGGQRSQRQKWFQCFDSVTSILFLVSSSEFDQVLLEDRATNRLLESRNIFETIVNHRAFVEVSFILFLNKTDLLTYKISNKMSDISLFYPEFKGDPFSIENVQKFILELFENTRRDPNKAIFHHYTTAIDTENIKVVFNAVRDSIVQKNITQLMLQ; encoded by the exons ATGGCCGGGGTGAGTTTGTGTTGTTCTTGTTTCGAAAGATTAAAATACGGTCCGGAAGAATTAGATCAATTTCAACGAAGcagaaaaattgataaaatgttagAAATGGACAAAAAGGCACGTAGAAAacttgtaaaattacttttacttgGTGCAGGGGAGAGTGGCAAAAGTACATTTCTTAAGCAAATGCGAATAATTCATGGTTTAACATTTGACGAGGAAACTGTTGCTGAATACAGAGTcactatatttcaaaatgttgtgAAGGGGATGAAAGTTCTAGTTGACGCTCGCGATAAATTAGAGATTGCCTGGCAAGATCCTTCTCGAAGTCAACACGGCGAACGTGTGATGAgttatgaaaactttttcttagaTAAATCAACATTTTCTCAGTACGCTCCTTCTGTTAAGGAACTTTGGAAAGATAAAAGTATCAGAATAGCTTACCATAGAAGAAGAGAATTTCAACTT agtgATAGCgtacaatacttttttaacaatcttGATAGAATAGCATCCACC gatTATACACCCAGTCACCAAGATATTCTTCATGCCAGAAAAGCAACCAAAGGAATTACcgaatttacaattacaattaatgaAGTACCATTTTGTTTTGTAGATGTAGGAGGTCAGCGATCTCAGAGGCAAAAATGGTTTCAGTGCTTTGATTCCGTCACATCCATCTTGTTTTTAGTGTCTTCCAGCGAATTCGACCAGGTGCTACTCGAAGATAGAGCTACAAATCGTCTACTAGAATCGCGGAACATTTTTGAAACCATAGTCAACCACAGAGCATTTGTGGAGGTGTCTTTTATcctttttcttaacaaaactgatttattaacttacaaaatttctaacaaaatgtCTGACATTTCATTGTTTTACCCTGAGTTTAAAGGTGATCCTTTCAGCAtagaaaatgttcaaaaatttattttagagctATTTGAAAACACAAGAAGAGATCCAAATAAAGCTATCTTTCACCATTACACTACAGCTATAGATACAGAGAATATTAAAGTAGTGTTCAATGCCGTCAGAGACTCTATCgtgcaaaaaaatatcactCAACTGATGTTGCAATGA